ACTCGTTAATATTATTTATTAAGCTTTTTTAAATGGTGGAAACGACTAGCTAAATAGTATAGCTAAAATAACTATACTTTTTATTAGGCGATTTGATTTTAGAGATTACCGTTGATATTATTTATAAGTTATATGACTTTTGGCGAGgagttttttcttctatttttgcagATCTCCTACTGTGTATAAATTTCAAGTTAATTCATTCACCTTGTATATAACACATGTTTTTTAAATTCATACTCCCACTGATTTCTTATGGATGATTCATTAGTACTCTTAGCATCAATTTTATATATAGAATGGATGAAACTATTCTTTCTTCCATGTGTTCGGATCCGTAACTAATAATAACTAAACTAGAGCTCGTGGTTTTTGACTGTCACATGGTATTGGCTCTTCGCATTTGGCATATGAAGATACAAGGCTTTATCGACCATCTAATTCATTGCATCAAAAATGAAACCGTACATAGACCCACCATTTTTCTAATCCACTGATATCAGAATAAATAATTAGATTTCTCCATTAATAGGGAAAGAATATGTAGATGACATCTCAGCTCTATTTCCTCGTCTAGCAGAACACTGCTGCATTTCCTAGTCCTAAATGAGATTAAACCTCACGTTGCAGATTGCCTTCTAGCTGGCTAGATTTGGAAAAGGGATTATACATTTTTGTACTAGTTCCTCTATCTATCCCAACTTGTTTGGCATTAAGTAATGAAActacttttatttctttattaaCTACAATGTACTACTTTTCCAAATATTTCTAAAAATGGTTTTACTATTGAAAATAAGTTGTGATCATGTATAGTACCTCCTATATATAGTTTCTACTTTCTACATGTAAAGCAAACTGTTTTCAAAGATCAAGAAATCGAGTTTCAAATACACATTCTTCTGGAGGGAGCAAGACTAACTCACGAAAGTGAACAAATTGAATAAGCCGGATAACTTTACTTCAAGTGCATTTCATGTCAGACATGTACATGTAATATGAACCGGGCTGAAGTTAGGTGGGCGAAAAGGGGTTTAGCCGAACCTCTTCGCTGAAATTACTCTCTGTGTACATAAGGTCAattttttccatgtatatatattaaatgttgAATCCCTTAGCTTCTTTGggtgtttattttttttattttttggatccCTTGATGAAAATCTTGCTTCCACCACAACTATGAAtacttgaataatcatcaatgccGCATAAACCTAATTCGAAACAAATGCACAAGAAGCTTCAAGCTATATATTTATACATATCCGTTAATTTGGACTTTCATTTTTCAATATATAACATGCAGCAAATACTACTAATTGATCGCTGTAAATATTTTACATTTCATGCGCTGCCACGGTGATAGATTCTCACATTGAAACCACCAGCCATGTGTGCAGTTAAAAGAGGCACAAAAACCGGCTTATCTACATTCACCGGTTTAATCTCGAACCGCCTTAGTACTGAAGCCAACACATACTTCATCTGTGTAAATGCCATTTCTTTTCCCAAACACACCCTTGGACCTGCTTGAAACACTGGAAACTTATATGGACAAACACTTTTCGACACTCCATTTTCATCCAACCAACGATCCGGTTTAAATTCAAGTCGGTCTTTTCCCCATATCTCCTCCATTCTACCCATTCCGTACTGAAAATAAGTAACTCTATTTCCTTTTTGAACTCTTGTACCGTCGGGTAAAATGTCATCTTTAGCCGCATGCTTTGAGTCCCAAGCCACTGGCGGATAAAGCCTCATTGATTCATTCAAACACGCTTGTAAATACTTCATCTCTTTCAAGTCGTCGAATTCGAGTGCCTTATCGCCATTGTTGATCGACGTTATTTCACTGATCATTTCGTTTTTGACGTCGTGATGTTTGGTAGTTAGCCAAAAAAGCCAAGTCAAGGCTGAAGAAGTAGTATCTCTTCCTGCTATTAAAAAACTTATGAccatatctcttaccacctcaTCTTCGTGGCCAGCAATTAATAATCTTGAGAGAAGATCCATGTTTTTGTGATCCCCATTTTCATtgatcttttgtttctttttctctaTGATCTCGCTAATACAACAGTGAACTCGTTTCACGTTTTCTTTCAGCTTCTTCTCGGATCCTAAATTGAGCGCTCTCTTGCTTTTCCAGACCGCGTATATAGGCGCCATCCCACGCATGGCACACGCTTGAGAAGCGTTGTCAAACGCTTCAACCAGAATTGGCACGTGCGAAAGATCGTCCAAGCAATGTGGGTCAGTGCCGAGTGACACCTTGCAAATTGTGTCGAATGCAAAACGCCTAAGCACGTCTTGCAAGTCCAACACTTTGGTAGATTTTGCAGCTTGGTCAAGCAATGGAATCAGTCTCGTCTCAACTACTTCTTCTAGAGTTTTGACCACAAATTCCCTCAATGACTTTGTGCTGAACTCGTGGCTAGCCAATTTGCGCTGCGTGTTCCATCGCTCGCCGTCTACATTGAAGATTCCCATCCCTAGAAAATCGCCTAATATCTCTGTAAATGGCTGACCCTTAGGATAATTAATGAAGTTCGTTTTGAGAATGTGCTCAACGTTATTCGCATTGGCTGTGATTATAGTTCGAGGTGCGCCAAAGCGTTGAACGAGAATGGTTTGTGTGGGTGACTCTGATAAAAGTTCAGTGTACCAATCCAATAGACGGTGACTATTTTTGTAGAAGGAAATAAGACAGCCAAGGATTGGATAAGAAGAAGGGCCATAGATGGGTGTGATTCTTCTGCATTTGAGATGAAGTTTTTTGGAGAAAgacaaaaaagagaaggaaagaaacCCTAAAATGAAGGAAAGTAAGAGGGAAAGAAACATCTTTTTTAGCGGGCGATGAGTGTTTCAGTGAGTTTAAGTGGCTTCAAAAGGAAGATAGGGGCTAAAGGAAAGAGTGAATGAGGTTTGATTGATTTGTGAGGGATAATTAGTGGCTCTATTTATATGTCTGTGGAAAGAAAATGACACGAGGGAGGAAATTTGCCGCGCTTCTTTATTATGCAATTTTTATCACGTGATTCTTATGCGGAAATTGGAATTTGAAAGCGGGCTGCTGGTGGAGAACTTTTAAGAGTCATGCGCGGAGAAAATTAAatgccttcttttttttttttagatattTATATAAACAGTAAGGTCGACAAACCCCAATTATCGTTATCTTCTAAGTTCTAACCATGTGGATATGGTAGTTACTAACTTACAATCTTACGCATAATTCAAGTCTATGTGGGCCTATTTCACAACTGAGTTGGTACAAGCTAAGTTTGAATTTGTGGTTATGGGTATCCCAATAAATCACAATTAATTTACCCCACATAATAAATtttagagtatatatatatatatatatatatatatatatatatatatattattatattattactaCTTCTTAATAAGAGGGAATACATGCACCTCAAGGTCAACTGTCTGTCATAAgggtatttttgtattttagacAAAACAGAGCAATGCGAATGGCTGGAAACGAGTCTTGTGGTAGCAACTACATAAAATCTTTAACACGGGGGCGAAATTGTCTCTTGTTTATCTCATCAACCAGTAGCACATTCTTCTGACAAGTGTCAACTCTCCATCTACTTGTCATACTAATTGATGTCGGCTATCCATGTGCCTTTTCACAACAAAAGGAGTATTGCTGACTGCTAATTatagtttcttctttttcttccttctaaAAGTTTAAATATAGTTTAATATATTAACAGTATAATTTTATTTTGCCGCATTACTACATTGAACTTATTTAATTCTTGTAGTTATTTCTATGCCTAActttagttttaattttaattacataacattaaaaaaaaacttattgTTGGCATTTGGATCTAAAAGTTAAATATAGTTTAATATTTTAGCAGTATAATTTATTTATACGTTGTTTTGCCGCATTACTACATCGATAATCTTATTTAATTTTGTAGCTATTTCTAAGCCAACTttagattttaattttaattacataacataaaaaaCGTAACTTACTGTTGGCATTTGGATAATATTTGATTAAAATTGAAAAATTAGaccaattgaagttgaagttgaaaaaatatatatttgaaagCTAAATTTATGTTTGGATATAAATTTTACTTGTAAATTAAGTCG
This DNA window, taken from Nicotiana tabacum cultivar K326 chromosome 4, ASM71507v2, whole genome shotgun sequence, encodes the following:
- the LOC107766030 gene encoding cytochrome P450 94B3-like → MFLSLLLSFILGFLSFSFLSFSKKLHLKCRRITPIYGPSSYPILGCLISFYKNSHRLLDWYTELLSESPTQTILVQRFGAPRTIITANANNVEHILKTNFINYPKGQPFTEILGDFLGMGIFNVDGERWNTQRKLASHEFSTKSLREFVVKTLEEVVETRLIPLLDQAAKSTKVLDLQDVLRRFAFDTICKVSLGTDPHCLDDLSHVPILVEAFDNASQACAMRGMAPIYAVWKSKRALNLGSEKKLKENVKRVHCCISEIIEKKKQKINENGDHKNMDLLSRLLIAGHEDEVVRDMVISFLIAGRDTTSSALTWLFWLTTKHHDVKNEMISEITSINNGDKALEFDDLKEMKYLQACLNESMRLYPPVAWDSKHAAKDDILPDGTRVQKGNRVTYFQYGMGRMEEIWGKDRLEFKPDRWLDENGVSKSVCPYKFPVFQAGPRVCLGKEMAFTQMKYVLASVLRRFEIKPVNVDKPVFVPLLTAHMAGGFNVRIYHRGSA